The following are encoded together in the Thiobacillus sp. SCUT-2 genome:
- a CDS encoding ArsR/SmtB family transcription factor yields the protein MNNRELKDLLYEQVARIGKAVSSPKRLELLELLAQGEKTVDVLAQEASIDIKLASAHLKVLKQARLVETRRDGRFIAYRLSGDDVGALWVNLRTVAEEHLLELKLAMDAIFAAPEKLDAETRQSLMEKARRGDVVVIDVRPAAEYASGHLPFARSMPLDEIRQRIRELPADRDIVAYCRGPFCMMSAEAVALLKEHGYRAQKIADGTAEWLAAGLPLAES from the coding sequence ATGAACAATCGCGAACTCAAGGACCTGCTCTACGAACAGGTTGCCCGCATCGGCAAGGCCGTCTCCAGCCCCAAGCGGCTCGAACTGCTCGAGCTCCTGGCGCAGGGCGAGAAGACGGTCGACGTGCTGGCGCAGGAGGCCAGCATCGATATCAAGCTCGCCAGCGCCCACCTCAAGGTGCTGAAGCAAGCGCGCCTGGTCGAAACCCGGCGCGACGGCCGCTTCATCGCCTATCGCCTGAGCGGCGACGACGTCGGCGCGCTCTGGGTCAACCTGCGCACCGTGGCCGAGGAGCACCTGCTCGAGCTCAAGCTGGCGATGGACGCGATCTTCGCGGCGCCGGAGAAGCTCGACGCCGAAACCCGCCAGTCGCTGATGGAGAAAGCGCGGCGCGGCGACGTCGTGGTCATCGACGTGCGCCCGGCGGCCGAATATGCCAGCGGCCACCTGCCGTTCGCACGCTCGATGCCGCTCGACGAGATCCGCCAGCGCATCAGGGAACTGCCCGCCGACAGGGACATCGTCGCGTATTGCCGCGGGCCGTTCTGCATGATGTCGGCCGAGGCGGTGGCGCTGCTGAAGGAGCACGGCTACCGCGCGCAGAAGATCGCCGACGGCACCGCCGAATGGCTCGCCGCCGGCCTGCCGCTGGCCGAGTCCTGA
- a CDS encoding MFS transporter, producing the protein MSASLAHEVAEYRYGIRHNFAQFSHQLVQVFLVGLTIGMFRTVVPALAESEFGVAKGSFMMLMAFVTAFGFVKGTLNFVAGRLSERMGRKKVLFFGWLVAVPMPFMILYAPSWNWIVAATVLLGVNQGLTWSMTQTAKLDLTSASQRGLTIGLNEFSGYFGVAVAGIVTGYMAAAYGPREGLMLFGLTVILLAGLLTLVWVKDTLPWAQAEGKRHAAGQMTGPQPRYPANISDQPGTWDVFTLMSWRDARMASISQAGLVEKFVDALVWVFFPVYLHQRGLSLPGIGWVVGVYGFVWGISQFFTGHLSDRVGRKQPIVWGMWLCGAGVALVVLGEGELWWSLAAALTGFGMALLYPTLSAAVSDIAHPSWRGSAIGIYRFWRDLGYGIGALLLGAVAALAGGIEAGFWFTAAAMFVSGLIVLMACEETHPRLNPATD; encoded by the coding sequence ATGTCCGCCTCCCTCGCCCATGAGGTGGCGGAGTACCGCTACGGCATCCGCCACAACTTCGCGCAGTTCTCGCACCAGCTGGTGCAGGTGTTCCTGGTCGGGCTCACCATCGGCATGTTCCGCACCGTCGTTCCGGCGCTCGCCGAGTCCGAATTCGGCGTCGCCAAGGGCTCGTTCATGATGCTGATGGCCTTCGTCACCGCCTTCGGCTTCGTCAAGGGCACGCTCAATTTCGTCGCCGGAAGGCTGTCCGAGCGCATGGGCCGCAAGAAGGTGCTGTTCTTTGGCTGGCTGGTGGCCGTGCCGATGCCGTTCATGATCCTCTACGCGCCCTCGTGGAACTGGATCGTCGCGGCGACGGTGCTGCTCGGCGTCAACCAGGGCCTGACCTGGTCGATGACGCAGACGGCCAAGCTCGATCTCACCAGTGCCAGCCAGCGCGGCCTCACCATCGGCCTGAACGAGTTCTCCGGCTACTTCGGCGTCGCGGTCGCGGGCATCGTCACCGGCTACATGGCCGCGGCCTACGGGCCGCGCGAGGGACTGATGCTGTTCGGCCTCACGGTCATCCTGCTGGCGGGCCTGCTGACGCTGGTGTGGGTCAAGGACACGCTGCCGTGGGCGCAGGCCGAGGGCAAGCGGCACGCAGCGGGACAGATGACCGGGCCGCAGCCGCGTTATCCGGCCAACATTTCCGACCAGCCCGGCACCTGGGACGTGTTCACGCTGATGTCCTGGCGCGACGCGCGCATGGCGTCGATCAGCCAGGCCGGGCTGGTCGAGAAATTCGTCGACGCGCTGGTGTGGGTGTTCTTCCCGGTCTACCTCCACCAGCGCGGGCTGTCCCTGCCCGGCATCGGCTGGGTGGTCGGCGTCTACGGCTTCGTCTGGGGCATTTCGCAGTTCTTCACCGGCCACCTGTCCGACCGTGTCGGCCGCAAGCAGCCCATCGTGTGGGGGATGTGGCTGTGCGGCGCCGGCGTCGCGCTGGTCGTGCTCGGCGAGGGCGAACTCTGGTGGTCCCTCGCTGCGGCGCTGACGGGCTTCGGCATGGCGCTCTTGTACCCGACGCTGTCCGCCGCGGTGTCCGACATCGCGCACCCGAGCTGGCGCGGCTCGGCGATCGGCATCTACCGCTTCTGGCGCGACCTCGGCTACGGCATCGGCGCGCTGCTGCTGGGCGCGGTGGCCGCGCTGGCCGGCGGCATCGAGGCGGGCTTCTGGTTCACCGCGGCGGCCATGTTCGTCTCCGGGCTCATTGTCCTGATGGCGTGCGAGGAAACCCACCCGCGTCTCAACCCGGCCACCGATTGA
- a CDS encoding class I SAM-dependent methyltransferase: protein MNPADYDAWYATPRGRWIGNTEYALAMRGLAARPGSTLLDVGCGTGWFTRRAAADGLLATGLDRDPRALDFAHSHGGAACGWAEGDATALPFGDASFDHVMSIAALCFVEDEPRAVAEIVRVARRSFAIGWLNRASLLYRQKGRAGGSGTYRGARWHTAGELRAFFAGLPVRALRVRSAVFLPSGTALARRLEAAIPDALPWGGMLIVSGLKT from the coding sequence GTGAACCCCGCCGACTACGACGCCTGGTACGCCACGCCGCGCGGGCGCTGGATCGGGAATACCGAATATGCGCTGGCAATGCGCGGTCTGGCCGCACGACCCGGCAGCACGCTGCTCGACGTCGGCTGCGGCACCGGCTGGTTCACCCGCCGCGCCGCAGCCGACGGCCTTCTCGCGACGGGGCTCGACCGTGATCCGCGCGCGCTCGATTTCGCGCACAGCCACGGCGGCGCCGCGTGCGGCTGGGCCGAGGGCGACGCGACCGCGCTGCCGTTCGGGGACGCCAGCTTCGATCACGTGATGTCGATCGCCGCCCTGTGCTTCGTGGAAGACGAGCCGCGCGCGGTGGCCGAGATCGTGCGCGTTGCGCGCCGCAGCTTTGCGATCGGCTGGCTCAATCGCGCCAGCCTGCTGTACCGGCAGAAAGGGCGTGCAGGCGGCAGCGGCACCTACCGCGGGGCCCGCTGGCATACCGCAGGCGAGCTTCGCGCATTCTTCGCGGGCCTGCCGGTGCGCGCGCTGCGCGTGCGCTCGGCGGTTTTCCTGCCTTCCGGGACCGCGTTGGCTCGCCGACTCGAGGCGGCCATTCCGGATGCCTTGCCGTGGGGCGGGATGCTGATCGTTTCGGGCCTGAAGACCTGA
- a CDS encoding MBL fold metallo-hydrolase, which yields MFFRQLLAKDATLSYFFGCGSCHVGVAVDPVLGDEQWFIDEAAKQDVKITHVIDTHVHADHFSGGRKLAELTGAHYCLHEANAGRVQYPFEALKDGQRIDVGNVFIDVLHTPGHTPDSICLLVTDKRRATAGENAAPWFVLSGDTLFVGSAGRPDLAGKETEMAGQIWDTLQQRLMALPAEVELYPGHTSGSACGAGMSGKPMSTIGFEKRWNPMLSMSRDEFVATLTQSIPPRPAEMDRMVAFNLGS from the coding sequence ATGTTCTTCCGTCAACTGCTCGCCAAGGACGCCACGCTGTCCTACTTTTTCGGCTGCGGCTCGTGCCATGTCGGCGTCGCCGTCGACCCCGTGCTCGGCGACGAGCAGTGGTTCATCGACGAAGCCGCGAAGCAGGACGTCAAGATCACCCACGTGATCGACACCCACGTCCATGCCGACCACTTCTCCGGCGGGCGCAAGCTCGCCGAACTGACCGGCGCGCACTACTGCCTGCACGAGGCCAACGCGGGCCGCGTGCAGTACCCGTTCGAGGCGCTGAAGGATGGCCAGCGCATCGACGTCGGCAACGTCTTCATCGACGTGCTGCACACCCCCGGCCACACGCCGGATTCGATCTGTCTCCTGGTGACCGACAAGCGCCGCGCCACGGCGGGAGAAAATGCGGCGCCCTGGTTCGTCCTGAGCGGCGACACCCTGTTCGTCGGCAGCGCCGGCCGGCCCGATCTTGCCGGCAAGGAAACCGAGATGGCCGGGCAGATCTGGGATACGCTGCAGCAGCGCCTGATGGCGCTGCCGGCCGAGGTCGAACTCTATCCCGGCCATACCTCGGGCAGCGCCTGCGGCGCCGGCATGTCGGGCAAGCCGATGTCGACGATCGGCTTCGAGAAGCGCTGGAACCCGATGCTGTCGATGAGCCGCGACGAATTCGTCGCGACGCTGACGCAGTCGATCCCGCCGCGTCCCGCCGAAATGGACCGCATGGTCGCCTTCAACCTCGGGAGCTGA